In Afipia sp. P52-10, the sequence AGCGGTAGCCCTCGTTCAGAATTTGAGCCGGCGCGCTTCCGCCAAGCGGATGCATAGCAAGCTGCGCGTGCGCGCCGCCTGTGCGCAAATAATGCCCGTCGAGATAGGACGCCACCGTCTGCACCTTCGACGCCGGCACACCCGCTGCCATCAATTTCTCTTCCCACGAGTCGGCGCTCTCCGCCGCGAACGCCTTCACCAGTTCGTCGCGCACCGCCTTGTTGGCGAGATCGGTAAGGAATCCATCGGGCGAGTCGGGCAGCGTCGGCAGCAGCGTCTTGTCAGTGACGATGTCGGCACGACCGAGCACCGTGCAGAGCGCCTGAAACTGGCGCAGCGTGTTTGCCGCCGTCGATATCCACCCCTCTGCAGTGGGGAACGTGTCGGAACCCGGACTGCCGACAAAGCCGCGATTGCCGACGCGCTGGGGCGCCGTACCGGCAAGCCAATAGCTCGCGACCATGCCGCTCATCAACTGCGCGGAGGCATCCACCATCGACACGTCGAGCACGATGGGGGCGGTATCACCACGGGCGCGCCTCAGCAGCGCGGCGAGGATCGCGTTTGCCGCCGACATGCCAGTGCCGATATCGACCACGGGAAAGCCGACCTTCGTCGGCGGAGCGGCCGAATCGTCGCCCTGCAACGACATCATGCCGGTAGCCGCCTGAATGACATGATCGTAGGCCGGACGGGATGCATTCGGCCCAACCTGCCCCCAACCGGAGATCGAGCAGTAGATCAATTGCGGATTGATCGCCTGCAGGCGATCCGGCGTCAGGCCCAGCTTCGCCGCCTTGCCGGGACGGAAGTTCTCCACGAACACGTCCGCCGTCGCCACCAATTGCTCGACGACGCCACGCCCATGATCGGTCTTAAGATCGACCACCACCGAACGCTTGCCGGCGTTGAGAGCAACGAAGCCCGGCGCGAGCCCCTTCAGCTCCGGCCGCAGGGCGAGCCCCCGTGTCTGATCGCCCTGCCCCGGCTTCTCCACCTTGATGACATCGGCGCCCAGCATGCAAAGCTGATGCGTGGCGAACGGGCCGGCGAGCACGTGCGTCAAATCGATGACGCGG encodes:
- a CDS encoding CaiB/BaiF CoA-transferase family protein, yielding MRPLEGIRVIDLTHVLAGPFATHQLCMLGADVIKVEKPGQGDQTRGLALRPELKGLAPGFVALNAGKRSVVVDLKTDHGRGVVEQLVATADVFVENFRPGKAAKLGLTPDRLQAINPQLIYCSISGWGQVGPNASRPAYDHVIQAATGMMSLQGDDSAAPPTKVGFPVVDIGTGMSAANAILAALLRRARGDTAPIVLDVSMVDASAQLMSGMVASYWLAGTAPQRVGNRGFVGSPGSDTFPTAEGWISTAANTLRQFQALCTVLGRADIVTDKTLLPTLPDSPDGFLTDLANKAVRDELVKAFAAESADSWEEKLMAAGVPASKVQTVASYLDGHYLRTGGAHAQLAMHPLGGSAPAQILNEGYRWAGEAPMRAGAPPKLGEHTEDVLEELAAGGAKVRA